AGCGCCGAATGAGGATAAAAGAGAACAGAACGAAGACGGACTGAGACGAACCGAAGTGGTACAAGAGGGGAGCGGCTCATGCAGGTGGCGTTGGAGAACAACATCGTTTTTGTGGTCATCGACTACCTCGCTATTTTGTGTTGGGGACTGTCCGGCGGACTTGCCGCCATTCGCAAGGGCTATGACATCTTCACCATTATGCTGTGCGGCTGGCTGACTGCACTCGGCGGAGGTCTCGTGCGCGATGTGATGCTCGGTGCTCTGCCTCCGGTCGGCATCACCGATAAAGGGTATGTACTCACCACGCTGTTCTCTGGCGTCATCGCGGTGGTGGCTCATCCGGAAATCACCAAACTCAAATGGACGATGACTGTCATCGATGCCTTGGGCCTCGGTCTGTTCGCGGTCAACGGCACTGCCAAGGCACTGGCCTACGGATCTTCAGGCATGACCGCCGTATTCCTCGGCATGTTCACCGCTCTCGCCGGTGGCCTTATTCGAGATCTCTTCATCGGTGACGTACCGATGATTATTCGTGATAAGCATCTCTATGCCGTACCTTCGTTCATCGGCTGCATTCTGACCGTACTGGTATGGCGTGGCGTGAGATACGGCTGGTTTGATATGCGCTCGGAAATGCTGCTTGATGTGCTGATTGTCATCATTGTGGTGGCATTGCGACTGCTTTCGGTCGGTTTCAATGTCACCTTGCCCGGTGCCATCGAACGGCGACATGTGTATTTGCCTAGCGAAAATCGGCATATTCAGCAATCAGGTGGCCGAGGTAACGCTAATACCGTGGATGATGAGGATACGCCTCAGGATGGTTCAAGGCTATCTCAGGGCTAACTGCCTTCAAAGAGGTGTCTAAAGCACGAAACGTTGAGTATAAGTGTTGCAATGACGGTGTTTATACTTGGGTTTTCCGTATTCGGTACCTCTTTGAACGGAGATATCATTTCGCAAGAATGTCAATGTACCTCTTTGAACGGAGATACAAAAAGTCCCGCAAATCACATGACTTGCGGGACCTTCTAAAACCTCAAGAGGTTTATGCTCACAGAGCGTTGATCGCAACAGCGAGGCCGGACTTGCGGTTGGCGGCCTGGTTCTTGTGGATCACGCCAGCGCCAGCAGCCTTGTCGAGCTTCTGGGCGGCAACCTTGTAGGCGGCCTCGGCGGCAGCCTTGTCACCGGCGGCGATGGCTTCGCGGGTGGCGCGGATGGCGGTCTTCAGGCCGGTCTTCACAGCCACGTTGCGAAGGTGCGCCTTCTCATTGGTGAGCACGCGCTTCTTCTGCGACTTAATGTTTGCCACGTTTACTCCAAACGATGTGTGTTATAAGGACATACAAATAAAAGAGGATAGCATGTGCCCCGGAAAAACCCGTGCAATGCCACGCCGAATACAGTCCCTCGGCTACACTAGGTGAAGTTTGAGTATATGCCAAGAGGAGGAATGCGTTGGTCGTCCAACACAATCAGCCGGGTTCCACCGATCAGTCGGTGATTCGCAACTTCTGTATTATTGCGCACATCGATCACGGCAAGTCCACCGTGGCCGACCGCATCCTGCAGCTGAGCGGCATCGTGCCTGAGCGTGAGATGCGCGACCGCTTCCTTGACCGTATGGATATCGAGCAGGAGCGCGGCATCACCATCAAATCCCAGGCCGTACGCGTGCCGTGGACCTTCGATGGCACCGAATACACGCTCGGCATGATTGACACCCCCGGTCACGTGGACTTCACCTACGAGGTGTCCCGTGCGTTGGCCGCGTGCGAGGGTGCGGTGCTGCTCGTCGATGCGACCCAGGGCATCGAGGCGCAGACCCTGTCCAACCTGTACATGGCCATCGACCATGATTTGGCCATCATCCCCGTGCTCAACAAAATCGATTTGCCGTCCGCCGAACCGGACAAGCACGCCGAGGAAATCGCCGGCCTGATCGGTTGCGAGCCAAGCGACGTGCTGCGCGTCTCTGGCAAGACAGGCGAAGGCGTGGCCGATTTACTTGACCAGATCGTCATGGATGTGCCTGCTCCGCACGGCGATCCCGAAGCGCCCGCCCGCGCGCTTATCTTTGATTCCGTCTACGACTCCTACCGTGGCATCGTCACCTATATTCGTATGGAAGACGGCGAACTGCGCGACCGTGAAAAAGTGCACATGATGGGCATCGGCATGACCCACGATCCGATCGAAATCGGCGTGATCAGCCCCGACATGACCCGTACCAAGGCACTTGGCGCCGGTGAAGTCGGCTACATCATCACCGGTGCGAAAGATGTGAGCCAGTCCAAGGTGGGCGACACCCTGACCTCGGCCGTCCGCCCGGCCGCCGAGCCGCTGCCCGGCTACCGCGACCCCAAGCCGATGGTCTATGCCGGCTTGTTCCCGATCGACAACGCCCAGTTCCCCGAACTGCGCGACGCGCTCGACAAGCTCAAGCTCAACGACGCCGCCCTGATCTACACGCCGGAAACCTCCGTGGCGCTGGGCTTCGGCTTCCGCTGCGGCTTCCTGGGTCTGTTGCACATGGAAATCGTCAACGAACGACTGTCACGCGAATTCGGCCTCGACCTTATCCAGACCGCTCCGAACGTCACCTACGACGTGACCGCCGAGGATGGTAGCGAACACCACGTGACTAACCCGAGCGAGTTCCCGGACGGCAAGATCAAGAAGATCGTCGAGCCGATGGTTGCCGCCGACATCATCACGCCGAAGGAATTCATTGGCGCGGTGATGGATCTGTGCCAGGACCATCGCGGCATTATGGGCACGATGGAGTACATTTCCACCGAGCGCGTGGAAATGCATTACCGCATTCCGCTGGCTGAAATCGTGTTCGATTTCTTCGATCAGCTGAAGTCCCGTACCAAAGGCTACGCCTCCCTTGATTATCATGAGGACGGCGAGCAGTCCGCCGACCTGGTCAAGGTGGACATTCTCATCCAGGGTGAGAAGGTGGACGCATTCAGCGCCATCGTGCACCGCGACAAGGCCTACAGCTACGGCGTGATGATGACCAAGAAGCTGCGTGGCCTGATTCCGCGTCAGCAGTTCGAGATTCCAATTCAGGCCGCAATCGGTTCGCGCATCATCGCCCGCGAGAACATTCGCGCCCTGCGCAAGGACGTGCTCGCCAAGTGCTACGGCGGCGATATCACCCGTAAGCGCAAGCTGCTCGAAAAGCAGAAGGCCGGTAAGAAGCGCATGAAGATGCTCGGCCATGTGGAGGTGCCGCAGGAGGCGTTCATCGCAGCCCTGTCCACCGGCGAGGACTCCAACGACCGCGACACCAAAGACAAGATCCGCGCCGCTCAGAAGACCGAGGGCTAGTGTTCGAGGTCTACATCCACGTCCCGTTCTGCTTGCGGCGCTGCGGTTACTGCGACTTCAACACCTACACGGCTACGGATCTTGGTGCGGGGGCCTCGCGCGGCAACTATGCCAATATGGTCATTCGGGAAATGAAATCGACCAAGCAATGGCAGCTCGATCACGGCATCGCGGAGCCGCCGGTTTCTACCGTATTCTTCGGGGGTGGTACACCCACGATTCTTGCCGCTCGTGACTTGGTAGCCATGCTGGATGCTATCCGCAAGACTTGGGGTATCGCGTCCAACGCGGAAATCACTACCGAAGCCAATCCGGACACCGTCAACGAGTATTACATCAATGAGCTCGCAGCCGGCGGCTTCACCCGTGTTTCCTTCGGTATGCAGTCCGCCGTACCACATGTGCTCAAGACTCTCGACCGCACACATACGCCGGCCAATGTGGCCGCAGGCGTCAATGCGGCGAACAAGGCTGGGCTGCGCTCAAGCGTGGATTTGATTTACGGCGCTCCGGGGGAGAGCCTTGACGATTGGCGTACCTCGGTTACGGCCGCCATCGATCTTGGCGTGAACCACATCTCCGCCTACGCACTGACCGTGGAGCCGACCACGAAAATGGGCCGTCAGATTGCCGCCGGCACGTTGCCCAAACCCAATGACGATGACGAGGCCGCTAAATACGAGATCGCTGACGACCTGTTCGCCGCCGCCGGCCTCGAATGGTATGAGGTCTCCAACTGGGCCCGCCCCGGATACGAAAGCCAGCACAACCTAGGCTACTGGCGCAATGTCGACTGGGCTGGCGTAGGGCCGGGTGCTCATTCTCATTACAACAATGTGACTGAGATTGACCGCCCCCAGTCAGCTTTGCTGACAGCCCCCGCCAGCGGGGGCACAACCGAGGCCATCGCCCCCGCTGGCGGGGGCTGTCCGGCGGAAGCCGGACTGGGGGTGGTTCCCGTCTCCCACGGCCTGCGCAGCTGGGATATTGCGCACCCGCGACTGTGGGGAACTGCCATCAACGAGCATCGCATACCGTGGGCCGATAGCGAGGCAATCACTGCGGAGGAGAACCTCGAAGAGCTCATCATGCTTGGCCTGCGTTTGCGCGAAGGCCTTGACCTCGGCCGCATCAATCAGGCCATCGCAGCCAACGAGAACACTTCATGGCAGACCATTGCCGTCGATCCGCTTCGGCCGATGGTTGACGAAGGTCTGATCACCATATCCGGCAATCGTGTCATCCCCACCCGCCGAGGGCGCCTGCTCAATGATTCGGTTATCGAACGGTTCTTCGGCCTTGCCGGCATCTGACCGGCTCGTCCTCGATTGCAGTGGAATCAGGGGAGAATCACGGATGCCATTGCCAACGCCATGGCTTGCCTCTGATTACAGTGGTATCAATTGTCGGATGTCTTTTTCATAGCAGGAGATTTCTTGCTTACCGATTCATAGGGCGGAGTCGGCGTAGCGAAATGAAGATGCCGGTTGGAGAAATTCACAATTACTAAGAAATAGAAAAGTATATATATGGACACCGTTGTCCGGTTATCGTTCAGTTATTGCGATATTCAATTATCGAATTGGCGAATTGACGCCGGGGGATTGACGCTCATTAATAACGTGCAATCTCATATGGAACGCTGTGCTGAAGTGATTCAGCGAGCGTCCTTGTCGTCACCCTTCATGAGGTCAACGAACACCTTGGAGCTGGCGTGACCGCACTGGCTCATGGAGCTCAGACCGTACATAGCGAAACCGCGAATCATGGAATCCTTGAAGGACATGGCTGTTTCCTTTCATTGGTCAAAGCCTTGCAGCTTTGATTTATTTCTTTGGCTTCTTTCTGAAACCGGTTTCAGAATAACGCATATCAATGACGAATGCAAGAGATACGGCCAACCTTCGGTGTTTCTCGCTGGTTCCGCGCATGCTACGGAGTCAGCACCCGTTGTCTTGCGTGTACATTTGTATGAGAAGCGTAACGACTGAGACGAGTCGGCGAACAATGGGGGCTCGAAAACAATGGCGAGAAGTACGGGACGCACTCGTCCGGTAATCAAAGACGTGGCCAAGCTGGCTGGAGTTTCAGCTCCCACGGTGTCTCGTTATCTCAATGGCACGGTCAATGTGACCGAGGACAGGCGTGCGCGCATCGCCAAAGCCATCAAGGAACTGGGCTATGAACCCAGCATCGTGGCCCGTGCCTTGTCGAACCGGGAAATGGATTCGGTAGTGGTATTCGCTGCCAATCCCGCCGCCTTTTCCACCTCCGAAACGAATCATGGCGTTGAGGCCGCCGCCCGCAAACGTCGATTCCTGCTCAACATCGTGTCCCTGGATGAATCCGACATGGAATCCGTCGAGGCACGTGTGCGCATGGGTCTGTCGATCAGACCGGCTGGAGTGGTTGTTTACGAATACGATCAGGCCGGTATCGCGGCACTTGACTATATTCCCAAGGATATGCCGAAGGTCGTGGTCGGCGGCAGTTTCGGCGACGGCGACTACCAGATCATCAACGCCGAACGAGATGGTGGTCGTTGGATGACCATGCACCTGTTGGATCTCGGCCACAAAACCGTCTTCTACGTTGGACGGGTGCAAGGAGCTACTGACAACACCCGTGCCAATGGATGGAAAGATGCGTTGGAGGAGCGGGGGATTGAGGCTCCCGAACCCATTGTTGTATCCGACGGCAATCTGGAGAAGGCCGTCAAGGCAGGGCATGAACTCGGCCGTCGTGGCGAGGCGACCGCGATTTTTGCCGACAGTGACGAAACCGCGATCGCTGTGATTCGTGGTTTGCGAGAAACCGGTCGACGTGTGCCGGATGATGTCAGCGTGGTCGGATTCGACGATCGTAATTTCGGTGCCCTATGGGAACCCTCTCTGACCAGCTATACCCAGAATTTCTTGGACATGGGGGAGCGGTCATTCCGCATGCTGTTTGAGCAGATTCAGGCCAAGCGTATGGGTGCCGACATGCCACCTTCCCAGATTGAAGTAGTGCAGGGGCAGCCTTGCCTACGCGCTTCCGAACGAGAGATCTGAAGGGTCTGGGGTTTTTCCCGATTACTACTTGCTCTGCGCTGCAGAGTTAGATATTCGCGCTTGACGTGCGCGGTATCACCTGGAATCGAATGTGATCGTGCATGGCGTTAGGCGGCAGCTCGTGACGCGCTGCGGATCCAATCATGTCAACCATCCGATCGATGACCGTGCGCGTCATGGCCGGAACGTCCATTGCCACGGTACTGATGGCGGGATTAGTGCATTCGGAGAACGGGATACCGTCGAATCCCATGAGCTTAGCGTGCTCAGGTATGCGGATGCCGTGCTCCATCAGCTCGTGCAATGCGCCGATCGCGATGGTATCGGACAAACACAAGATGCCGCATTCTGGGGTTGGCGGTGCAGTCTGGAACTCGCGATCAAGCAATCGCCACGCAGCCTCGCGCCCGCCTTCGAGTGTGCGTTCGCAATCAATGCATTGGTTCGGCGGAATCGTGATGCCATGCCGATTCAGCGTCTGCGGAATTGCGGTCAGTCGTCGCGGACCGAAGCCGTTGCCATTGCCGTTCCGCTTGGTGTTTTGCTCATCAGGGTGTGGCGCTCCCAGTACAAAGAAGCGCCGGCAGCCGGCCTGCCATAGAGGCTCCGCTGCCGCCGCTGCGCCTCGCGCGCATATAGTATCCATGGAGTTGATGTTGACAAACGATTCGCGATTACCGATGACCAATACCGGCTTGCCTGAACCATGATGTAGCACCTGTTCCTCGTGACCGGCCTGCACATGATGATGCAGTATGACGGCGATCACCTCCGTCGGTTTGCTCGACATTCATTGAGCGAACTGTTGATTGCTGTTCACAATACGGACGTTTCTGTGTCGAATTTTTTGTGGTCTAGTAGACATTGCGAGCTAAAACGCCCGAAACACCCCATAATTGGCTATAACAGATTGCTTGAGAATCACTATTGACTTTTATGGCGACTCGGTATATGGACACGCGAAACGTAAATGACATGACGCAACGGTACTGTGTCAACAGCAATGAACGAAGAGGCACGATTCCCTTACGTGCCCACAAGCAATTGAGGTGATTTCGGTGACATTCAAAGCCCCGCTCGATCTCACGGTCCACGCTCCGGACGGTATGTATGACCCCTCCAATGAGCATGACGCCTGTGGTGTGGGTATGGTCACCACTTTGAACAAGCGCCCCGAGCGCAAGATCGTCACCGACGCCATCGAGGTGCTGGTCAACCTCGATCACCGTGGTGCCGTCGGCGCCGAGGAGAACACCGGTGATGGCGCAGGCATCCTGATGAGCATGCCGGATGAGTTCATGCGTGCCACTGTGCCCGCCGAACTGCCGGAAGCCGGTCACTATGCCGCAGGCATCGCTTTCCTTGACCGCGATATCGAAACCTCCGGTCAGCAGGAACAGGCCATCGCCAAAATCGTGCGCGAGGAAGGCCTTGAAGTTCTCGCCTGGCGAGTAGTGCCCACCAACCCGGACGGCCTTGGCCTGCAGGCCCTTGCCGCCATGCCGGGATTCAAGACTCTCGTGGTCGCCTCTCCGGACGGTGCTCTGGCCGGCGTGGACTTGGATCGCAAGACCTTCCGCATCCGCAAGCGCGTCGAGCATGAGGTAGGCGTCTACTTCGCTTCCCTGTCCGCCCGTACCATTACGTACAAGGGCATGCTCACCACCATGCAGCTCACTCACTTCTTCGAGGATCTGAACGACGAGCGCATGAAGGCCACCATCGCCATCGTCCACTCCCGCTTCTCCACCAACACGTTCCCGAGCTGGCCGCTGGCTCAGCCGTTCCGCCTGCTGGCCCACAACGGTGAGATCAACACTATCCAGGGCAACCGCAACTGGCTCTCCGCCCGTGAAGGTCGCCTGAGCAGCGAATTGCTCGGCGAGTTCGAGCCGCTGCTGCCCATCACCACCCCGGGCTACTCCGATTCCGGCACCTTCGACGAGTGTCTCGAACTGCTGCATCTCGCCGGCCGTTCCCTGCCGCACGCCATCTGCATGATGCTGCCGCCGGCGTGGGAGAAGAACCCCGACCTCGACCCGGACGTGCGCGCCTTCTACGAGTACAACAATACGCTGATTGAGCCTTGGGACGGCCCGGCCGACATCGTCTTCACCGACGGCACTCAGGTGGGTGCACTGCTTGACCGTAACGGCTTCCGCCCCGGCCGCTGGCAGCTCACCGACGACGGCTACATCGTGCTGGCCTCCGAGGCCGGCGTGATTCCGGAAATCGAGCAGGAACACATCGTGTCCAAGGGCCGTCTTGAGCCCGGTAAGATGTTCCTAGTCGACACCGCCGAAGGCCGCATCATTCCCGATGAGGAGATCAAGAAGACCCTCGCCTCCCAGCACCCGTACCGCAAGTGGGTGGAAGGCAACTCGGTCGAGATGAGCGACCTGCCCCGCCGCGAGCACGTGAGCCACTCCGGACAGTCCGTCCAGCGCCGTCAGCGCGCCTTCGGCTACACCGAAGAGGATCTGAAGCTGCTGCTCACCCCGATGGCCAACACCGGTAAGGAACCGCTCGGTTCCATGGGTAACGACACCCCGATGCCGGCCTTGTCCAGCCGCAGCCGCATGCTGTTCGACTACTTCACCCAGAAGTTCGCGCAGGTCACCAATCCGCCGCTGGATTGGGAGCGTGAGGAAATCGTCACCTCGCTTGAATCCGCCATCGGCCCTGAACCGAACCTGCTGTCCGATTCCGAACTGCACGCCAAGAAGATTCTGATTCCGCTGCCCGTGGTCAACTCTGATGAGATGGCCCAGCTCAAGCGACTTGACAGGGCCCGTATCCTCGGCGGCTACTACCGTCCGTACGTGGTCAAGGGCCTGTACCAGGTCGCCGGCGGCGGCAAGGCCCTCCAGGAGCGTCTTGACGAGATCTTCGCCGAAATCGACGAGGCCATTGATAACGGCAAGAACTTCATCGTCCTGTCCGATCGTGAATCCAACCACACCTGGGGCCCGATTCCGTCCCTGCTGCTGACCTCCGCCGTGCAGCACCACCTGTTGCGCCGCCACACCCGTACGCAAATCTCCATGGCCGTCGAGGCCGGCGACGTGCGCGAGATTCACCATGTCGCGCTGCTCATCGCCTACGGTGCCGCCTGCGTGAACCCGTACCTGGCATTCGAATCCGTGGAAGACCTGGCCCGCAACGGCTACCTCAAGGTCGACGCGGACACCGCCGTCAAGAACCTCACCAAGGCCCTGTCCACCGGCGTGCTCAAGATCATGTCCAAGATGGGCGTCTCCACCATCATGAGCTACCGTGGCGCACAGCTGTTCGAAGCCGTGGGCCTGAGCAAGGAAGTCATCGACGAATACTTCACCGGCACCACCTCCCGTGTGGGTGGCGTGGGCCTTGACGAGATCGCCGAAGAAGTGGCCATTCGTCACCACGTGGCCTACCCGAACCAGTGGAGCGCATCCCCGCACCGCAACCTGCGCACTGGCGGCGATTACAAGTGGCGTCGTACCGGCGAGGACCACCTGAACGATCCCGAGGCCATCTTCCTGCTCCAGCAGTCGACCCACCGTGGCGACTACCAGATGTTCAAGAAGTATTCGCACCACATCAACGACACGTCGAACCGACTCATGACCCTGCGCGGCCTGATGAAGTTCAACAACAACCGCAAGCCCATCGACATCTCCGAAGTCGAGCCGGCCACCGAAATCGTCAAGCGCTTCTCCACCGGTGCCATGAGCTACGGTTCCATCTCGCAGGAAGCCCACGAGACGCTCGCCATCGCCATGAACTCGATTGGCGCACGCTCCAACTCCGGCGAGGGCGGCGAATCCGACGACCGTATCAACGATCCGCAGCGTTACAGCCGCATCAAGCAGATCGCATCCGCACGTTTCGGCGTCACCTCTGATTACCTGGTACACGCCACCGATTTGCAGATCAAGCTCGCCCAGGGCGCCAAGCCTGGTGAGGGCGGCCACCTACCTGGAGCCAAGGTTCCGCCGTGGATTGCCAAGGTTCGCCACGCCACCCCGGGCGTGGAACTCATCTCCCCGCCGCCGCACCACGACATCTACTCCATCGAGGATCTGAAGCAGCTGATCAACGATGCGAAGATGGCCAACCCGAAGGCACGTATCCACGTCAAGCTCGTTTCCGAGTTCGGCGTCGGCACCATCGCCGCAGGTGTGGCCAAGTGCCATGCCGACGTGGTGCTTATCTCCGGCTATGACGGCGGTACGGGTGCAGCCCCGCTCAACGCCATCAAGCACGCCGGCACCCCGTGGGAGATCGGCCTGTCCGAAACCCAGCAGACGCTAATCCTGAACGGTCTGCGCTCCCGCATCGTCGTCCAGTGCGACGGCGAGCTCAAGACCGGTCGTGACGTGGTCATCGCCGCCCTGCTTGGTGCCGAGGAATTCGGCTTCGCTACCGCAGCCCTGATCGTGGAAGGCTGCGTCATGATGCGCGCCTGCCAGAAGAACACCTGCCCGCAGGGCATTGCCACCCAGGATCCTGAGCTGCGCGCTCGTTTCCGTGGCAAGCCTGAGCATGTGGTCAACTTCTTCATGTTCATCGCTGAGGAGGTGCGCGAGATTCTCGCCCAGCTCGGCTTCAGGACTCTTGAGGAGGCCATCGGCCACGTTGAGTGCCTGGATCAGGACGAGGCCATCAAGCGCTGGAAGTCCGGCGGCATCGACCTGACCAACGTGCTCAAGCAGGCTGGTCCGGTACCCGGCACGATCCTGCACCAGACCATCGAGCAGAACCACGAGCTGGAGAAGGCGCTGGACAACAAGCTCATCGAACTTGCCCGGCCGGCCCTCGAACGCAAGGAGCCCGTGCGCATCGAAATGCCGATTCGCAACGTCAACCGTACGGTCGGCACCATGGTCGGCTACGAGATCACCCGCCGCTACGGCGAGGAAGGTCTGCCGGACGACACCATCGACATGACCCTGCATGGTTCCGGAGGCCAGTCCATCGGTGCGTTCATCCCGCGCGGCGAGACCATGCGCATCTACGGCGAAGTCAACGACTACGCCGGCAAGGGCCTGTCCGGCGGTCGCATGATCGTGCGCCCGGAAGATAGCGTCACCTTTGATAAGCATGACAACGTCATTGCAGGCAACGTCACCGGCTTCGGTGCCACTTCCGGCCAGATGTTCGTGGCTGGTCGCGCCGGCGAACGTTTCGGCGTTCGTAACGGCGGTGCCACGTTTGTGGTCGAAGGCGTGGGCGACCACGGCTGCGAGTACATGACCGGCGGCACTGTTGTGGTGCTCGGCCCCACCGGACGCAACTTCGGTGCAGGCTTCTCCGGCGGT
This sequence is a window from Bifidobacterium breve DSM 20213 = JCM 1192. Protein-coding genes within it:
- the hemW gene encoding radical SAM family heme chaperone HemW, encoding MFEVYIHVPFCLRRCGYCDFNTYTATDLGAGASRGNYANMVIREMKSTKQWQLDHGIAEPPVSTVFFGGGTPTILAARDLVAMLDAIRKTWGIASNAEITTEANPDTVNEYYINELAAGGFTRVSFGMQSAVPHVLKTLDRTHTPANVAAGVNAANKAGLRSSVDLIYGAPGESLDDWRTSVTAAIDLGVNHISAYALTVEPTTKMGRQIAAGTLPKPNDDDEAAKYEIADDLFAAAGLEWYEVSNWARPGYESQHNLGYWRNVDWAGVGPGAHSHYNNVTEIDRPQSALLTAPASGGTTEAIAPAGGGCPAEAGLGVVPVSHGLRSWDIAHPRLWGTAINEHRIPWADSEAITAEENLEELIMLGLRLREGLDLGRINQAIAANENTSWQTIAVDPLRPMVDEGLITISGNRVIPTRRGRLLNDSVIERFFGLAGI
- a CDS encoding LacI family DNA-binding transcriptional regulator, with the translated sequence MARSTGRTRPVIKDVAKLAGVSAPTVSRYLNGTVNVTEDRRARIAKAIKELGYEPSIVARALSNREMDSVVVFAANPAAFSTSETNHGVEAAARKRRFLLNIVSLDESDMESVEARVRMGLSIRPAGVVVYEYDQAGIAALDYIPKDMPKVVVGGSFGDGDYQIINAERDGGRWMTMHLLDLGHKTVFYVGRVQGATDNTRANGWKDALEERGIEAPEPIVVSDGNLEKAVKAGHELGRRGEATAIFADSDETAIAVIRGLRETGRRVPDDVSVVGFDDRNFGALWEPSLTSYTQNFLDMGERSFRMLFEQIQAKRMGADMPPSQIEVVQGQPCLRASEREI
- the lepA gene encoding translation elongation factor 4, encoding MVVQHNQPGSTDQSVIRNFCIIAHIDHGKSTVADRILQLSGIVPEREMRDRFLDRMDIEQERGITIKSQAVRVPWTFDGTEYTLGMIDTPGHVDFTYEVSRALAACEGAVLLVDATQGIEAQTLSNLYMAIDHDLAIIPVLNKIDLPSAEPDKHAEEIAGLIGCEPSDVLRVSGKTGEGVADLLDQIVMDVPAPHGDPEAPARALIFDSVYDSYRGIVTYIRMEDGELRDREKVHMMGIGMTHDPIEIGVISPDMTRTKALGAGEVGYIITGAKDVSQSKVGDTLTSAVRPAAEPLPGYRDPKPMVYAGLFPIDNAQFPELRDALDKLKLNDAALIYTPETSVALGFGFRCGFLGLLHMEIVNERLSREFGLDLIQTAPNVTYDVTAEDGSEHHVTNPSEFPDGKIKKIVEPMVAADIITPKEFIGAVMDLCQDHRGIMGTMEYISTERVEMHYRIPLAEIVFDFFDQLKSRTKGYASLDYHEDGEQSADLVKVDILIQGEKVDAFSAIVHRDKAYSYGVMMTKKLRGLIPRQQFEIPIQAAIGSRIIARENIRALRKDVLAKCYGGDITRKRKLLEKQKAGKKRMKMLGHVEVPQEAFIAALSTGEDSNDRDTKDKIRAAQKTEG
- a CDS encoding substrate-binding domain-containing protein — translated: MSSKPTEVIAVILHHHVQAGHEEQVLHHGSGKPVLVIGNRESFVNINSMDTICARGAAAAAEPLWQAGCRRFFVLGAPHPDEQNTKRNGNGNGFGPRRLTAIPQTLNRHGITIPPNQCIDCERTLEGGREAAWRLLDREFQTAPPTPECGILCLSDTIAIGALHELMEHGIRIPEHAKLMGFDGIPFSECTNPAISTVAMDVPAMTRTVIDRMVDMIGSAARHELPPNAMHDHIRFQVIPRTSSANI
- the rpsT gene encoding 30S ribosomal protein S20, coding for MANIKSQKKRVLTNEKAHLRNVAVKTGLKTAIRATREAIAAGDKAAAEAAYKVAAQKLDKAAGAGVIHKNQAANRKSGLAVAINAL
- a CDS encoding trimeric intracellular cation channel family protein is translated as MQVALENNIVFVVIDYLAILCWGLSGGLAAIRKGYDIFTIMLCGWLTALGGGLVRDVMLGALPPVGITDKGYVLTTLFSGVIAVVAHPEITKLKWTMTVIDALGLGLFAVNGTAKALAYGSSGMTAVFLGMFTALAGGLIRDLFIGDVPMIIRDKHLYAVPSFIGCILTVLVWRGVRYGWFDMRSEMLLDVLIVIIVVALRLLSVGFNVTLPGAIERRHVYLPSENRHIQQSGGRGNANTVDDEDTPQDGSRLSQG
- the gltB gene encoding glutamate synthase large subunit is translated as MTFKAPLDLTVHAPDGMYDPSNEHDACGVGMVTTLNKRPERKIVTDAIEVLVNLDHRGAVGAEENTGDGAGILMSMPDEFMRATVPAELPEAGHYAAGIAFLDRDIETSGQQEQAIAKIVREEGLEVLAWRVVPTNPDGLGLQALAAMPGFKTLVVASPDGALAGVDLDRKTFRIRKRVEHEVGVYFASLSARTITYKGMLTTMQLTHFFEDLNDERMKATIAIVHSRFSTNTFPSWPLAQPFRLLAHNGEINTIQGNRNWLSAREGRLSSELLGEFEPLLPITTPGYSDSGTFDECLELLHLAGRSLPHAICMMLPPAWEKNPDLDPDVRAFYEYNNTLIEPWDGPADIVFTDGTQVGALLDRNGFRPGRWQLTDDGYIVLASEAGVIPEIEQEHIVSKGRLEPGKMFLVDTAEGRIIPDEEIKKTLASQHPYRKWVEGNSVEMSDLPRREHVSHSGQSVQRRQRAFGYTEEDLKLLLTPMANTGKEPLGSMGNDTPMPALSSRSRMLFDYFTQKFAQVTNPPLDWEREEIVTSLESAIGPEPNLLSDSELHAKKILIPLPVVNSDEMAQLKRLDRARILGGYYRPYVVKGLYQVAGGGKALQERLDEIFAEIDEAIDNGKNFIVLSDRESNHTWGPIPSLLLTSAVQHHLLRRHTRTQISMAVEAGDVREIHHVALLIAYGAACVNPYLAFESVEDLARNGYLKVDADTAVKNLTKALSTGVLKIMSKMGVSTIMSYRGAQLFEAVGLSKEVIDEYFTGTTSRVGGVGLDEIAEEVAIRHHVAYPNQWSASPHRNLRTGGDYKWRRTGEDHLNDPEAIFLLQQSTHRGDYQMFKKYSHHINDTSNRLMTLRGLMKFNNNRKPIDISEVEPATEIVKRFSTGAMSYGSISQEAHETLAIAMNSIGARSNSGEGGESDDRINDPQRYSRIKQIASARFGVTSDYLVHATDLQIKLAQGAKPGEGGHLPGAKVPPWIAKVRHATPGVELISPPPHHDIYSIEDLKQLINDAKMANPKARIHVKLVSEFGVGTIAAGVAKCHADVVLISGYDGGTGAAPLNAIKHAGTPWEIGLSETQQTLILNGLRSRIVVQCDGELKTGRDVVIAALLGAEEFGFATAALIVEGCVMMRACQKNTCPQGIATQDPELRARFRGKPEHVVNFFMFIAEEVREILAQLGFRTLEEAIGHVECLDQDEAIKRWKSGGIDLTNVLKQAGPVPGTILHQTIEQNHELEKALDNKLIELARPALERKEPVRIEMPIRNVNRTVGTMVGYEITRRYGEEGLPDDTIDMTLHGSGGQSIGAFIPRGETMRIYGEVNDYAGKGLSGGRMIVRPEDSVTFDKHDNVIAGNVTGFGATSGQMFVAGRAGERFGVRNGGATFVVEGVGDHGCEYMTGGTVVVLGPTGRNFGAGFSGGNTYVLDLDMKKVNPGAIKSGALLFESLNSETAKVVYDLVKQHAEETCSQFAAALLEDWNETVKRFTHVVPKQFVAMTKAMEEAKANNVDFNAPGAWEKVYEQVMEGAR